The following proteins come from a genomic window of Iamia sp. SCSIO 61187:
- a CDS encoding malate dehydrogenase — protein MSTTPVRVAVTGAAGQIGYSLLFRIAAGDLLGPDTPVSLQMLEITPALGALEGVAMELDDCAFPLLASTVRTDDAEVAFGDADIVFFVGAMPRKDGMERSDLLGANGGIFGPQGKALAAAAKKDVKALVVGNPANTNALIALGNAEGLDPTRITAMTRLDHNRAKAQLAARLDVSVNQITKMTIWGNHSTTQYPDLTHCEVDGRNAFEAVGDEAWIADEYIPTVAKRGAAIIKARGASSAASAASAAIDHVRDWVTGTPEGDWVSMAVVSDGSYDVPEGLVSSFPCTTEDGEWSIVQGLDIDEFSRTRIDASTAELAEERDAVRELGLI, from the coding sequence ATGAGCACCACCCCCGTCCGCGTCGCCGTCACCGGGGCTGCCGGCCAGATCGGCTACAGCCTCCTGTTCCGCATCGCCGCCGGCGACCTGCTCGGTCCGGACACGCCGGTGAGCCTCCAGATGCTGGAGATCACCCCGGCCCTCGGCGCCCTCGAGGGCGTGGCCATGGAGCTCGACGACTGCGCCTTCCCGCTGCTGGCCAGCACCGTGCGCACCGACGACGCCGAGGTGGCCTTCGGCGACGCCGACATCGTCTTCTTCGTGGGGGCCATGCCCCGCAAGGACGGCATGGAGCGGAGCGACCTGCTCGGCGCCAACGGCGGCATCTTCGGCCCGCAGGGCAAGGCCCTCGCCGCCGCGGCCAAGAAGGACGTCAAGGCCCTGGTCGTCGGCAACCCGGCCAACACCAACGCCCTGATCGCCCTGGGCAACGCCGAGGGCCTCGACCCCACCCGCATCACGGCCATGACCCGCCTCGACCACAACCGGGCCAAGGCCCAGCTGGCCGCCCGGCTCGACGTGAGCGTCAACCAGATCACGAAGATGACGATCTGGGGCAACCACTCGACCACCCAGTACCCGGACCTCACCCACTGCGAGGTCGACGGCAGGAACGCCTTCGAGGCCGTCGGCGACGAGGCCTGGATCGCGGACGAGTACATCCCCACCGTGGCCAAGCGGGGCGCCGCCATCATCAAGGCCCGGGGGGCCAGCTCGGCCGCCTCGGCTGCCTCCGCCGCCATCGACCACGTGCGCGACTGGGTGACGGGCACGCCCGAGGGCGACTGGGTCTCGATGGCGGTCGTCTCCGACGGCAGCTACGACGTCCCCGAGGGCCTCGTGTCGTCGTTCCCCTGCACGACCGAGGACGGCGAGTGGTCGATCGTCCAGGGCCTCGACATCGACGAGTTCTCCCGCACCCGCATCGACGCCAGCACCGCCGAGCTGGCCGAGGAGCGCGACGCGGTCCGCGAGCTGGGCCTGATCTAG
- a CDS encoding RidA family protein, whose amino-acid sequence MDEPRRRVSSGGPWELLMGYCRAVRVGDQVVVAGTAPQNADGSVDDDVEAQARRCLEIIEGALIEAGSDLTDVVRTRIYLVDPADFDAVARAHRQAFDAIRPANTTVVVARLLDDRWKVEIEADAVVHPSRQDAR is encoded by the coding sequence GTGGACGAACCTCGCCGTCGTGTGTCCTCCGGGGGACCGTGGGAGCTCCTGATGGGCTACTGCCGGGCCGTGCGGGTCGGCGACCAGGTCGTGGTGGCCGGCACCGCCCCGCAGAACGCCGACGGGTCGGTCGACGACGACGTCGAGGCCCAGGCCCGCCGCTGCCTCGAGATCATCGAGGGCGCCCTCATCGAGGCCGGGAGCGACCTGACCGACGTGGTCCGCACCCGCATCTACCTGGTCGACCCGGCCGACTTCGACGCCGTGGCCCGGGCACACCGCCAGGCCTTCGACGCCATCCGCCCGGCCAACACCACCGTCGTGGTGGCCCGTCTCCTGGACGACCGGTGGAAGGTCGAGATCGAGGCCGACGCCGTGGTCCACCCCAGCCGGCAGGACGCCCGCTGA
- a CDS encoding SCP2 sterol-binding domain-containing protein, with protein sequence MPPTLGTDEWIAAAHAAAQDDPGLREAAVGRHVVIAQEVVDGARRTRWHVVLDDGEVAVRPGWPEAPDVTFSQDAAVAARIARGEVAARTAFVLGQVRLGGDVARLLEVAPALAGLGDVFAVVRTAGSGQGGPMPIEDET encoded by the coding sequence ATGCCGCCCACCCTGGGGACCGACGAGTGGATCGCCGCCGCCCACGCCGCCGCCCAGGACGACCCGGGCCTGCGCGAGGCGGCGGTGGGCCGGCACGTCGTCATCGCCCAGGAGGTGGTCGACGGCGCGCGGCGAACCCGATGGCACGTGGTGCTCGACGACGGCGAGGTGGCGGTGCGACCGGGATGGCCCGAGGCCCCCGACGTGACCTTCAGCCAGGACGCCGCCGTCGCCGCGCGGATCGCCCGGGGCGAGGTGGCGGCGCGCACGGCCTTCGTCCTCGGCCAGGTCCGCCTGGGCGGCGACGTGGCCCGCCTGCTCGAGGTGGCCCCGGCCCTGGCCGGGCTGGGCGACGTCTTCGCGGTGGTGAGGACAGCCGGGTCGGGGCAGGGCGGGCCGATGCCGATCGAGGACGAGACGTGA
- a CDS encoding DNA-formamidopyrimidine glycosylase family protein: protein MPELPEVRAHAERLDGAFAGTRLASFRALSFTALKTFAPAPEVAVDHPLAYVDQRGKHLLLDFGVATYVIHLMQGGRLRPDEKQSAKPRGGVARWVFDDGRALLLTEAGTERKAGVWVIDGDPEVQPPLDHLGPEADTVTPEALLEILHSTNGRIHGLLRDQRVIAGIGRRLANEVCHRARLSPFAMSGKLDGADAERLVEAMRACISEGLAFERGREDMSASKDRPGAVHHRKGEECPDCGDVVRTVEYRSYEVAYCASCQTGGKVLADNTTSKFLK, encoded by the coding sequence ATGCCCGAGCTGCCCGAGGTCCGCGCCCACGCCGAACGGCTCGACGGCGCCTTCGCCGGCACCCGCCTGGCGTCGTTCCGGGCCCTGTCGTTCACCGCCCTGAAGACCTTCGCCCCCGCCCCCGAGGTCGCGGTCGACCACCCCCTCGCCTACGTCGACCAGCGGGGCAAGCACCTCCTGCTCGACTTCGGCGTGGCCACCTACGTGATCCACCTGATGCAGGGCGGCCGGCTGCGCCCGGACGAGAAGCAGTCGGCCAAGCCGCGCGGCGGCGTGGCCCGCTGGGTGTTCGACGACGGCCGGGCCCTCCTCCTCACCGAGGCCGGCACCGAGCGCAAGGCCGGGGTCTGGGTCATCGACGGCGACCCCGAGGTGCAGCCGCCGCTCGACCACCTCGGGCCCGAGGCCGACACGGTCACGCCCGAGGCGCTGCTCGAGATCCTGCACTCAACCAACGGCCGCATCCACGGCCTGCTACGGGACCAGCGCGTGATCGCCGGCATCGGCCGACGGCTGGCCAACGAGGTGTGCCACCGGGCCCGGCTGTCGCCGTTCGCCATGAGCGGCAAGCTCGACGGTGCCGATGCCGAGCGGCTGGTGGAGGCCATGCGGGCCTGCATCTCCGAGGGTCTGGCCTTCGAGCGGGGCCGGGAGGACATGTCGGCCTCCAAGGACCGCCCCGGTGCCGTCCACCACCGCAAGGGCGAGGAGTGCCCCGACTGCGGCGACGTGGTGCGCACCGTCGAGTACCGGAGCTACGAGGTCGCCTACTGCGCCTCGTGCCAGACCGGCGGCAAGGTCCTCGCCGACAACACCACGTCCAAGTTCCTGAAGTGA
- the glmS gene encoding glutamine--fructose-6-phosphate transaminase (isomerizing), with amino-acid sequence MCGIVGIIGRQPAAPVLLEGLARLEYRGYDSAGVAVLGRSGLRVHKAEGRVAHLSATLPKRFAGTVGIGHTRWATHGEPSDRNAHPHTDASGRLALVHNGIIENADALRDQLPAGTELRSETDTEVLAHLIAAQDAADLEERVRMALRLVEGAYGIAVIDARQPDRIVVARNGSPVLLAIGAREMLVASDAAAVVRHTDQVVHLDDGELAVVAADGYRTSTLDGEPTAKAPETSSVSATALDLGGHPHHMHKEIHEQPEAVERALRGRVEHRFATAHLGGLELTPKDVLALRRVKVLGCGSAYYAGLYGAGLVEALARIPADAETASEHRYRNPIIEPDTLYVAVSQSGETIDTLAAVQEVQRKGGTVIGIVNTPGSTIARACGSGIFLHAGHEVSVTSTKTFTSTGVAFALLALLLGRTRDLGPAAGRRLLDGLAALPDAIRAALATEDEVAAAAKAIAGAESAFFIGRVRGFHAALEGAQKLKEVSYVHAEAYPAAELKHGPLALISPEIPTVAVVPDDELWEKNMGSLAEIRARRGPLVVVTDSDRDVAEALAVLRVPRTEPELAPLLLGVPLQLLAYHAAVHLGRDVDKPRNLAKSVTVE; translated from the coding sequence ATGTGCGGCATCGTCGGCATCATCGGGCGCCAGCCCGCCGCCCCCGTCCTGCTGGAGGGCCTGGCCCGCCTGGAGTACCGGGGCTACGACTCGGCCGGCGTCGCCGTCCTCGGCCGGTCGGGCCTGCGGGTCCACAAGGCCGAGGGGCGGGTGGCCCACCTGTCGGCCACCCTCCCCAAGCGCTTCGCCGGCACGGTCGGCATCGGCCACACCCGCTGGGCCACCCACGGCGAGCCCAGCGACCGCAACGCCCACCCCCACACCGACGCCAGCGGCCGGCTCGCCCTGGTGCACAACGGCATCATCGAGAACGCCGACGCCCTGCGGGACCAGCTGCCCGCCGGGACCGAGCTGCGCTCCGAGACCGACACCGAGGTCCTGGCCCACCTGATCGCGGCCCAGGACGCCGCCGACCTCGAGGAGCGGGTGCGGATGGCCCTGCGCCTCGTCGAGGGCGCCTACGGGATCGCCGTCATCGACGCCCGTCAGCCCGACCGCATCGTGGTCGCCCGCAACGGCAGCCCGGTCCTGCTGGCCATCGGGGCCCGGGAGATGCTCGTCGCCTCCGACGCCGCGGCCGTCGTCCGCCACACCGACCAGGTCGTCCACCTCGACGACGGCGAGCTGGCCGTCGTCGCCGCCGACGGCTACCGCACCTCCACCCTCGACGGCGAGCCGACGGCCAAGGCGCCCGAGACGTCCTCGGTCTCGGCCACCGCCCTCGACCTGGGCGGCCACCCGCACCACATGCACAAGGAGATCCACGAGCAGCCCGAGGCCGTGGAGCGGGCCCTGCGGGGCCGGGTCGAGCACCGCTTCGCCACCGCCCACCTCGGGGGGCTGGAGCTGACGCCCAAGGACGTCCTCGCCCTGCGCCGGGTGAAGGTCCTGGGCTGCGGGTCGGCCTACTACGCCGGGCTCTACGGGGCCGGCCTGGTCGAGGCGCTGGCCCGGATCCCGGCCGACGCCGAGACGGCCTCGGAGCACCGGTACCGCAACCCGATCATCGAGCCCGACACGCTGTACGTCGCCGTCAGCCAGTCGGGCGAGACGATCGACACCCTGGCCGCGGTGCAGGAGGTCCAGCGCAAGGGCGGCACCGTGATCGGCATCGTCAACACGCCCGGCAGCACGATCGCCCGGGCGTGCGGGAGCGGGATCTTCCTCCACGCCGGCCACGAGGTGTCGGTCACGTCGACCAAGACGTTCACCTCGACCGGGGTCGCCTTCGCCCTCCTCGCCCTCCTGCTGGGCCGCACGCGCGACCTCGGCCCCGCCGCCGGGCGACGGCTGCTCGACGGGCTGGCCGCCCTGCCCGACGCCATCCGGGCCGCCCTGGCCACCGAGGACGAGGTCGCCGCCGCGGCCAAGGCCATCGCCGGGGCCGAGAGCGCCTTCTTCATCGGTCGGGTCCGGGGCTTCCACGCCGCCCTGGAGGGGGCCCAGAAGCTCAAGGAGGTCAGCTACGTCCACGCCGAGGCGTACCCGGCGGCCGAGCTCAAGCACGGGCCGCTCGCCCTGATCAGCCCCGAGATCCCGACCGTCGCCGTCGTCCCCGACGACGAGCTGTGGGAGAAGAACATGGGCAGCCTGGCCGAGATCCGGGCCCGCCGGGGACCGCTCGTCGTGGTGACCGACTCCGACCGCGACGTGGCCGAGGCCCTCGCCGTCCTCCGCGTCCCCCGGACCGAGCCCGAGCTGGCCCCGCTCCTGCTCGGCGTCCCCCTCCAGCTGCTCGCCTACCACGCTGCGGTCCACCTCGGCCGCGACGTCGACAAGCCCCGCAACTTGGCGAAGTCCGTCACCGTCGAGTGA
- a CDS encoding gamma-glutamylcyclotransferase: protein MALPLFVYGTLMPGHLRWGVLEPHAVGWRPAAVEGHLYDTGQGWPAAVFRPGPDLVKGWAVDLRPEVADVVMDHLDEVEGVGEGLFRRVEVALLGGEPVVAYELGPAPAGLSRIADWEGHPEA, encoded by the coding sequence ATGGCCCTGCCGCTGTTCGTCTACGGGACCCTGATGCCGGGCCACCTCCGGTGGGGCGTGCTCGAGCCCCACGCCGTCGGCTGGCGCCCGGCCGCGGTCGAGGGCCACCTCTACGACACCGGCCAGGGCTGGCCGGCCGCCGTGTTCCGGCCCGGCCCGGACCTGGTGAAGGGGTGGGCCGTCGACCTCCGCCCCGAGGTCGCCGACGTGGTGATGGACCACCTCGACGAGGTCGAGGGCGTGGGCGAGGGGCTGTTCCGCCGGGTCGAGGTGGCCCTCCTCGGCGGCGAGCCGGTGGTCGCCTACGAGCTGGGACCGGCGCCCGCCGGGCTGTCCCGCATCGCCGACTGGGAGGGCCACCCCGAGGCGTAG
- a CDS encoding NAD(P)/FAD-dependent oxidoreductase yields the protein MAAADVLDATRSAAARARALATNRPVPLPSDAAPPRVAIIGTGIGGLGMAIRLVQMGVDDVTLFEKADALGGTWRDNDYPGSGCDVPSHLYSLSFAPNPDWTRKFPEQSEILEHLERVADEFDVRRRIRFSTEVTAATFDDETGRWTLDLADGSTFTADVVVAATGQLNRPHVPAIEGLDSFAGTAFHSARWDHDHDLTGKDVAVIGIGASAIQFVPAIADRVGRMTLFQRSVNYVGPKPDGPISERARRLFRTFAPARLAYRASIWARFESRFVIFKQGSKLGEIGRKRFQEQLAPLATPDLPAETIVPDYPLGCRRILISNDWYPTLMRPNVEVVTDGVDRIEPDAVVAGGRRYPADTIIFGTGFKTTDFLEPITVTGAEGRVLGDVWADGAEAHLGISVSGFPNLFLLYGPNTNLGHNSIIFMLERQIGWILQAVRILATEGRRWVDVRPEAQAASNARLDRELARTVWASSCHSWYKDARGRITNNWSGYTWQYWRRTRHLHRDDLRVGPTRAETPAPESSEREPVGV from the coding sequence ATGGCTGCTGCCGACGTCCTCGACGCAACCCGCTCTGCGGCGGCGCGGGCCAGGGCCCTCGCCACCAACCGACCGGTGCCGCTGCCCTCCGACGCCGCCCCGCCCCGGGTGGCCATCATCGGCACCGGCATCGGGGGGCTGGGCATGGCCATCCGGCTGGTGCAGATGGGCGTCGACGACGTCACCCTCTTCGAGAAGGCCGACGCCCTCGGCGGCACCTGGCGGGACAACGACTACCCGGGCTCGGGCTGCGACGTCCCCTCCCACCTCTACTCGCTGTCGTTCGCCCCCAACCCGGACTGGACCCGCAAGTTCCCCGAGCAGTCCGAGATCCTCGAGCACCTCGAGCGGGTGGCCGACGAGTTCGACGTCCGCCGCCGCATCCGCTTCTCCACCGAGGTCACCGCCGCCACCTTCGACGACGAGACCGGCCGGTGGACCCTCGACCTCGCCGACGGCTCGACCTTCACCGCGGACGTCGTGGTGGCGGCGACGGGTCAGCTCAACCGGCCCCACGTCCCCGCCATCGAGGGCCTCGACTCCTTCGCCGGCACCGCCTTCCACTCGGCCCGCTGGGACCACGACCACGACCTCACCGGCAAGGACGTGGCCGTCATCGGCATCGGCGCGAGTGCCATCCAGTTCGTGCCCGCCATCGCCGACCGGGTCGGGCGGATGACGCTGTTCCAGCGGAGCGTCAACTACGTGGGCCCCAAGCCCGACGGGCCGATCAGCGAGCGGGCCCGGCGGCTGTTCCGCACCTTCGCCCCCGCCCGCCTCGCCTACCGGGCGTCGATCTGGGCCCGCTTCGAGAGCCGGTTCGTGATCTTCAAGCAGGGGTCGAAGCTGGGGGAGATCGGGCGCAAGCGGTTCCAGGAGCAGCTGGCGCCGCTGGCCACGCCCGACCTGCCGGCCGAGACGATCGTGCCCGACTACCCCCTCGGCTGCCGGCGGATCCTGATCTCCAACGACTGGTACCCGACGCTGATGCGGCCGAACGTCGAGGTCGTCACCGACGGCGTCGATCGCATCGAGCCCGACGCCGTCGTGGCCGGGGGTCGGCGCTACCCGGCCGACACGATCATCTTCGGCACCGGGTTCAAGACCACGGACTTCCTCGAGCCCATCACCGTCACCGGTGCGGAGGGCCGGGTCCTGGGCGATGTGTGGGCCGACGGCGCCGAGGCCCACCTCGGCATCTCGGTGAGCGGGTTCCCCAACCTGTTCCTGCTCTACGGCCCCAACACCAACCTGGGCCACAACTCGATCATCTTCATGCTCGAGCGCCAGATCGGCTGGATCCTCCAGGCCGTCCGCATCCTCGCCACCGAGGGCCGCCGGTGGGTCGACGTCCGCCCCGAGGCCCAGGCCGCGTCCAACGCCCGGCTCGACCGCGAGCTGGCCCGGACGGTGTGGGCCAGCTCGTGCCACTCCTGGTACAAGGACGCCCGGGGGCGGATCACCAACAACTGGTCGGGCTACACCTGGCAGTACTGGCGGCGGACCCGGCACCTCCACCGCGACGACCTGCGCGTGGGTCCGACCCGCGCCGAGACGCCGGCGCCCGAGAGCAGCGAGCGGGAGCCCGTCGGCGTCTGA